The Bubalus kerabau isolate K-KA32 ecotype Philippines breed swamp buffalo chromosome X, PCC_UOA_SB_1v2, whole genome shotgun sequence genome has a segment encoding these proteins:
- the LOC129638888 gene encoding P antigen family member 3-like isoform X2 produces the protein MSEQAASTLGPTKQDCSQVDEPVVDQQPSVEQPQQEKPPAEIQDITPRKEEGEDPVNRDEEEEKDPFEDSGLEADLQQLALAKTGGEGGDGPDVREEFASYTEPVEVPEAGEGEPFA, from the exons atgagTGAGCAAGCGGCATCAACATTGGGACCTACAAAGCAAGATTGCTCCCAGGTGGATGAACCTGTGGTT GACCAGCAGCCCAGTGTTGAGCAAcctcaacaagagaaaccaccagcTGAGATTCAGGATATCACACctagaaaggaggaaggagaggatccAGTGAATCGTGatgaagaagaggagaaggatCCCTTTGAAG attctggcCTGGAAGCTGATCTCCAGCAATTGGCTTTGGCAAAGACTGGGGGTGAAGGTGGAGATGGTCCTGATGTCAGGGAGGAGTTTGCATCATATACAGAGCCTGTTGAAGTGCCAGAAGCAG
- the LOC129638888 gene encoding uncharacterized protein LOC129638888 isoform X1, whose product MSEQAASTLGPTKQDCSQVDEPVVDQQPSVEQPQQEKPPAEIQDITPRKEEGEDPVNRDEEEEKDPFEGKILAWKLISSNWLWQRLGVKVEMVLMSGRSLHHIQSLLKCQKQVKGNHLLERR is encoded by the exons atgagTGAGCAAGCGGCATCAACATTGGGACCTACAAAGCAAGATTGCTCCCAGGTGGATGAACCTGTGGTT GACCAGCAGCCCAGTGTTGAGCAAcctcaacaagagaaaccaccagcTGAGATTCAGGATATCACACctagaaaggaggaaggagaggatccAGTGAATCGTGatgaagaagaggagaaggatCCCTTTGAAGGTAAA attctggcCTGGAAGCTGATCTCCAGCAATTGGCTTTGGCAAAGACTGGGGGTGAAGGTGGAGATGGTCCTGATGTCAGGGAGGAGTTTGCATCATATACAGAGCCTGTTGAAGTGCCAGAAGCAG